Proteins found in one Corynebacterium sanguinis genomic segment:
- a CDS encoding YceD family protein encodes MANPFVFNVAEAVHGDGLPVTTTQTGPSPSRIGPEMIALPKGAEVTVEATITPLGSGVLVDATATGTLEGECVRCLARLTPEFSATVNQVFSASDDFIVGADDDDQDKGSGDEIMAVVDDTVDLEQAFIDEMGMTLPFNPVCEPECVNAGEVPSPDGISGEEERVDPRWAGLEKFL; translated from the coding sequence ATGGCTAATCCTTTTGTCTTTAACGTCGCCGAAGCAGTTCACGGAGATGGTCTTCCGGTCACCACAACGCAGACGGGGCCCTCGCCGTCACGCATCGGCCCGGAAATGATTGCCCTGCCCAAGGGCGCCGAAGTCACGGTCGAAGCGACGATCACCCCGCTCGGCTCGGGCGTGCTCGTCGATGCCACCGCCACCGGCACCCTCGAGGGCGAGTGCGTGCGCTGCCTGGCCAGGCTGACCCCGGAGTTTTCCGCGACGGTGAACCAGGTCTTTTCCGCCTCCGACGACTTCATCGTCGGCGCAGACGATGACGACCAGGACAAGGGCTCCGGCGACGAGATCATGGCCGTCGTCGACGATACGGTCGACCTTGAACAGGCGTTTATCGACGAGATGGGCATGACCCTGCCGTTCAACCCGGTCTGCGAGCCCGAGTGCGTCAACGCGGGTGAGGTGCCCAGCCCGGACGGGATCTCGGGCGAGGAGGAGCGGGTTGATCCGCGCTGGGCCGGATTGGAGAAGTTCTTGTGA
- a CDS encoding DivIVA domain-containing protein, giving the protein MYRVFEALDELVQTVEQAYGVPMTSNCMVPRNEVLALLDDIRNAYPVEIDDAQDVLDNQDEILRGAQERADAIVGSAEAEAREIMSDVHTRTEDMLSDAQSRATLLVANAEEDAELTVTRAREEADSTIAGAQREAERLIQNGNQEYQRSVEQGLAEQERLISESEVMRRADEEAHRLVEQAHSESSRLRAECDSYVDSKLADFEESLSSVLRTVSSDRSALRRGAGASGAAGERYDRPRSGERIERVERRERVRRPRNDGSGSELDY; this is encoded by the coding sequence ATGTACCGCGTATTCGAAGCTCTCGATGAACTTGTCCAGACCGTGGAGCAGGCCTACGGCGTGCCGATGACTTCCAACTGCATGGTGCCGCGCAACGAGGTGCTCGCACTTCTTGACGACATCCGCAACGCTTACCCCGTCGAGATCGACGACGCCCAGGACGTGCTGGACAACCAGGACGAGATCCTGCGCGGGGCCCAGGAGCGCGCCGACGCGATCGTCGGCAGCGCCGAGGCCGAGGCGCGCGAGATTATGTCCGACGTCCACACCCGCACTGAGGACATGCTTTCCGACGCCCAGTCGCGCGCGACCCTGCTCGTCGCCAACGCCGAGGAGGACGCGGAGCTGACCGTCACTCGCGCGCGCGAGGAGGCGGACTCGACCATCGCCGGCGCGCAGCGCGAGGCGGAGCGCCTGATCCAGAACGGCAACCAGGAGTACCAGCGCTCGGTTGAGCAGGGCCTGGCGGAGCAGGAGCGTCTGATCTCGGAATCAGAGGTCATGCGTCGCGCCGACGAAGAGGCGCACCGCCTGGTTGAGCAGGCGCACTCGGAATCCTCGCGCTTGCGCGCCGAGTGCGATAGCTACGTTGATTCGAAGCTCGCCGATTTCGAGGAATCACTTTCTTCTGTGTTGCGCACGGTCTCCTCTGACCGCTCCGCGCTCCGTCGCGGCGCCGGGGCTTCTGGAGCGGCTGGCGAGCGCTACGATCGCCCGCGCTCGGGCGAGCGGATTGAGCGCGTCGAGCGCCGCGAGCGGGTGCGCCGCCCGCGTAACGACGGCTCCGGCTCGGAGCTCGATTACTAG
- the gdhA gene encoding NADP-specific glutamate dehydrogenase → MTNIDQEVASYYDKLLKRNAGEPEFHQAVAEVLDSLKIVLEKDSYYADYGLIERLCEPERQIIFRVPWVDDNGQVRVNRGFRVQFNSALGPYKGGLRFHPSVNLGIIKFLGFEQIFKNSLTGLPIGGGKGGSDFDPKGKSEREIMRFCQSFMTELWRHIGEYRDVPAGDIGVGGREIGYLFGQYRRLANQHESGVLTGKGLSWGGSLVRTEATGYGCVYFTDEMMKARGESLDGAKVIVSGSGNVAIYAIEKAQELGATVIGFSDSSGWVETPNGVDIELLKDVKEVRRERVGTYVDDAEGATFHSDGSIWDLSADVALPCATQNELNGEHAKNLVANGVRYVAEGANMPSTPEAVEVFRENRVSFGPGKAANAGGVATSALEMQQNASRDSWTFDYTDDRLHKIMSNIFKVADETSKEYGREGDYIVGSNIAGFKKVADAMLAQGVI, encoded by the coding sequence ATGACCAATATCGATCAAGAAGTGGCCAGCTACTACGATAAACTTCTCAAGCGCAACGCCGGCGAGCCGGAGTTCCACCAGGCGGTCGCCGAGGTGCTCGACTCGCTCAAGATCGTGCTGGAGAAGGACAGTTACTACGCCGACTACGGCCTGATTGAGCGTCTGTGCGAGCCCGAGCGCCAGATAATCTTCCGCGTGCCGTGGGTCGACGACAACGGCCAGGTCCGCGTCAACCGCGGCTTCCGTGTGCAGTTCAACTCGGCGCTCGGCCCCTACAAGGGCGGCCTGCGCTTCCACCCATCGGTGAACCTGGGCATCATCAAGTTCCTGGGCTTCGAGCAAATCTTCAAGAACTCGCTGACCGGCCTGCCCATCGGCGGCGGCAAGGGCGGCTCCGACTTCGACCCGAAGGGCAAGTCCGAGCGCGAGATCATGCGCTTCTGCCAGTCCTTCATGACGGAGCTGTGGCGCCACATCGGTGAGTACCGCGACGTCCCGGCCGGCGACATCGGCGTCGGCGGCCGCGAGATCGGCTACCTGTTCGGACAGTACCGCCGCCTGGCCAACCAGCACGAGTCCGGCGTTCTCACCGGCAAGGGCCTGAGCTGGGGCGGATCCCTCGTGCGCACCGAGGCCACCGGCTACGGCTGCGTCTACTTCACCGACGAGATGATGAAGGCCCGCGGCGAGTCCCTCGACGGTGCCAAGGTTATCGTGTCCGGCTCCGGCAACGTGGCGATCTACGCCATCGAAAAGGCCCAGGAGCTCGGCGCGACCGTGATCGGCTTCTCCGACTCCTCCGGCTGGGTGGAGACCCCGAACGGCGTGGACATCGAGCTGCTTAAAGACGTCAAGGAGGTCCGGCGCGAGCGCGTTGGCACCTACGTCGACGACGCCGAGGGCGCGACCTTCCACTCCGACGGCAGCATCTGGGACCTCAGCGCCGACGTCGCACTGCCGTGCGCGACCCAGAACGAGCTCAACGGCGAGCACGCGAAGAACCTGGTCGCCAACGGCGTGCGCTACGTCGCCGAGGGCGCGAACATGCCCTCGACCCCGGAGGCCGTCGAGGTCTTCCGGGAGAACAGGGTCAGCTTCGGGCCGGGCAAGGCCGCCAACGCTGGTGGCGTGGCAACCTCCGCGCTGGAGATGCAGCAGAACGCCTCGCGCGATTCCTGGACCTTCGATTACACGGACGACCGCCTTCATAAGATCATGTCGAACATCTTCAAGGTTGCCGACGAGACCTCCAAGGAGTACGGCCGCGAGGGCGACTACATCGTCGGCTCGAACATCGCCGGCTTCAAGAAGGTCGCCGACGCGATGCTTGCTCAGGGCGTTATCTAG